Proteins encoded in a region of the Deinococcus sedimenti genome:
- a CDS encoding helix-turn-helix domain-containing protein, which produces MAKTDKGPTESRLTFGRRLREERQRRGLTLEDLAAASGITWSYIAQVEVGRRNISVDNMHLLAAGLGLTLRELL; this is translated from the coding sequence ATGGCGAAAACGGACAAGGGACCGACCGAATCGAGGTTGACCTTCGGGCGCCGGCTGCGCGAGGAACGGCAGCGGCGAGGCCTCACCCTCGAAGACCTCGCCGCTGCCAGCGGCATCACCTGGTCCTACATCGCGCAGGTCGAAGTCGGACGCCGCAACATCAGCGTCGACAACATGCACCTGCTGGCCGCAGGCCTCGGCCTGACCCTGCGCGAACTGTTGTGA
- a CDS encoding type II toxin-antitoxin system ParD family antitoxin, with translation MSVEKLSVSLDGTLLDFVAQYQKSHQVRSKSEVVARALTLLREHELEGQYAGALEEWHTSGDAERWDALPAVDPGGDPDAAR, from the coding sequence ATGAGTGTGGAGAAATTGAGCGTCAGTCTGGACGGCACGCTGCTGGACTTCGTGGCCCAGTACCAGAAGTCGCATCAGGTCCGCTCCAAGTCCGAAGTCGTCGCCCGTGCCCTCACGCTGCTGCGTGAACATGAACTCGAAGGGCAGTACGCCGGCGCTCTCGAGGAGTGGCACACCTCAGGCGACGCCGAACGCTGGGACGCCCTCCCCGCAGTGGATCCGGGAGGTGACCCGGATGCGGCGCGGTGA
- a CDS encoding tyrosine-type recombinase/integrase — protein MQQQKLKKQPEHVAFLADYSYILRFMPEVNVALRHLIVQRAYAAATDALTPYLASPPGTSTHINVVSGIRLYFKWVEQEQRSVLNADLHQAAAYRHWLITHYAPATIKNRLTQVRTLYDILYDQGLVSGNPYRSIIGVINHPEEHRQAYTADEIAQLLRHATLEERALVLLGAHGGLTGPEVLKLTFKDLDLTGGTLRTTNRTVNISEDLRTALEQWGRQRGHTALFSTTGRVFDIEAQFFLRKRLFFLCRRAGVTYRAWQALRNAAGLRLLENTDQHLLHSRQQLRQHLGLGSTEAIRPLLKLSLKKQDPTT, from the coding sequence ATGCAGCAGCAAAAGCTCAAAAAACAGCCCGAACACGTGGCTTTTTTGGCCGATTACTCCTATATATTGAGGTTTATGCCGGAGGTCAACGTTGCCCTGCGCCACCTGATCGTGCAGCGGGCGTATGCCGCTGCTACCGATGCGCTGACCCCGTACCTCGCGAGCCCGCCCGGCACCTCCACGCACATCAACGTCGTCAGTGGCATCCGGCTTTACTTCAAATGGGTGGAGCAGGAACAGCGCAGTGTCCTGAACGCCGACCTCCACCAGGCCGCAGCTTACCGGCACTGGCTGATCACCCACTACGCTCCGGCCACCATCAAGAATCGCCTGACTCAGGTGCGCACCCTCTACGACATCCTGTACGACCAAGGCCTGGTTTCCGGCAATCCCTACCGCAGCATCATCGGCGTCATCAACCATCCCGAAGAACACCGCCAAGCTTACACCGCCGACGAGATCGCCCAGCTGCTGCGTCATGCGACGCTCGAAGAACGCGCGCTCGTGCTCCTGGGCGCCCACGGCGGCCTGACCGGCCCAGAAGTCCTGAAACTGACCTTCAAGGACCTCGATCTGACTGGCGGTACCCTACGCACCACCAACCGCACCGTGAACATCAGCGAGGACCTGCGAACCGCCCTGGAACAGTGGGGCCGTCAGCGCGGTCACACCGCCCTGTTCAGCACCACCGGACGGGTCTTCGACATTGAAGCCCAGTTCTTCCTCCGCAAACGCCTGTTCTTCCTGTGCCGGCGCGCCGGCGTCACCTACCGCGCCTGGCAGGCCTTGCGCAACGCCGCCGGCCTACGCCTGCTCGAGAACACCGACCAGCACCTGCTCCACAGCCGCCAGCAGCTGCGTCAGCACCTGGGGCTCGGCTCCACGGAAGCCATCCGGCCACTCCTGAAGCTCAGCCTCAAAAAACAGGATCCCACCACGTAA
- a CDS encoding replication initiator protein A: MAKKNKTPNLYDELNFARFGVISMHTRVDQSITHWNTEFAVNGRTFRIEAVTPQGRPHGIDTDTLVALETLFISHDCPQDNWVHTTAYEVRELMGLANNGENYHRLRQSIRRLYFTSVIVGRKTTLAGSQRVAWDNVGVRFFEGLRYRDHDDDGDLNTLDSEATLSIRLGEQLAESIRAGISHVLDGHLLHQLEQPPARALYRTLQAHRRQDDGSLLSELRVPLVDWRQATGLTTDRSDLVRRALTAAHDELLANRYLESATIEGRGKSAVAHYVFADTNSADPALVVMLRQAGVSVARAATLASLYPERVELALQFLEQRRMNAGGTVRNPGGLVADYLQNPEKYAVPAEFTPPAQARQEQAVRRHQKAEHEAQQQAEAHLERLGSASPVEQWESQRSTLQLILKKQLNADQWSQLEALACAGEIQAVDLTRTLIAATASTGLKEAVDQLRRRLNPLLPLEL, translated from the coding sequence GTGGCGAAGAAGAACAAAACACCCAACCTCTACGACGAACTGAACTTCGCCCGGTTCGGCGTGATCAGCATGCACACCCGGGTGGACCAGAGCATCACCCACTGGAATACCGAGTTCGCCGTGAACGGCCGGACGTTCCGGATCGAGGCCGTCACGCCTCAGGGACGGCCGCACGGCATCGATACCGACACCCTGGTGGCCCTCGAAACCCTCTTCATCTCCCATGACTGTCCACAGGACAACTGGGTGCATACCACCGCCTACGAAGTCCGCGAACTGATGGGGCTGGCGAACAACGGAGAGAACTACCACCGGCTCCGGCAGAGCATCCGGCGCCTGTACTTCACCAGCGTCATCGTGGGCCGGAAAACCACACTGGCGGGATCACAGCGGGTGGCCTGGGACAACGTCGGCGTCCGGTTCTTTGAAGGGCTGCGCTACCGCGACCATGACGACGACGGCGACTTGAACACGCTCGACAGTGAAGCGACGCTGAGCATCCGCCTCGGGGAGCAACTGGCCGAGAGTATCCGGGCGGGCATTTCACACGTCCTCGACGGGCACCTGCTGCATCAGCTCGAGCAGCCGCCCGCCCGCGCCCTGTACCGGACCCTGCAGGCCCACCGGCGGCAGGACGACGGCTCACTGCTCTCGGAACTGCGGGTGCCGCTGGTGGACTGGCGGCAGGCGACCGGGCTGACCACCGACCGCAGTGACCTGGTGCGGCGCGCCCTGACCGCCGCCCATGACGAGCTGCTCGCCAACCGCTACCTCGAGAGTGCGACCATCGAAGGCCGCGGAAAATCGGCCGTCGCGCACTACGTCTTTGCGGACACCAATTCCGCCGATCCTGCCCTGGTCGTGATGCTGCGCCAGGCTGGGGTGTCGGTCGCCAGGGCCGCCACCCTCGCGTCCCTGTACCCGGAGCGGGTCGAACTGGCCCTGCAGTTTCTGGAGCAGCGGCGGATGAACGCTGGCGGCACTGTGCGCAACCCTGGCGGTCTGGTCGCTGACTATCTGCAGAACCCTGAGAAGTACGCCGTCCCGGCCGAGTTCACGCCGCCCGCGCAGGCCAGGCAGGAGCAGGCGGTCCGTCGCCACCAGAAGGCCGAGCATGAGGCGCAGCAGCAGGCTGAGGCGCACCTGGAGCGTCTCGGCAGCGCGTCCCCCGTTGAGCAGTGGGAAAGCCAGCGCTCGACCCTGCAGCTCATCCTGAAAAAGCAGCTCAATGCAGACCAATGGTCACAGCTCGAAGCGCTCGCCTGTGCCGGCGAGATCCAGGCGGTCGACCTGACCCGGACGCTGATCGCCGCGACCGCCAGCACGGGCCTGAAGGAAGCGGTCGATCAACTCAGGCGGCGCCTCAATCCGTTGCTGCCGCTCGAGCTCTGA
- a CDS encoding type II toxin-antitoxin system PemK/MazF family toxin encodes MRRGDLYLADLHPTRPGGAEPLGPVVIVSADSLNRTVERLGTGAVTVVPVSSKVSRVYDFQVLLSASDTGLGQDCKAQAEQLRTIRFEQLGQAPIGRLTATQVRQLDAALRLHLSL; translated from the coding sequence ATGCGGCGCGGTGATCTGTACCTCGCCGATCTCCACCCCACGAGGCCCGGCGGCGCAGAGCCGCTCGGCCCGGTCGTAATCGTCAGTGCCGACAGCCTCAACCGCACCGTCGAGCGGCTGGGCACCGGCGCCGTCACCGTCGTGCCCGTGAGCAGCAAGGTCTCCCGGGTCTACGACTTTCAGGTCCTGCTTTCAGCGTCAGACACAGGGCTCGGTCAGGACTGCAAGGCGCAGGCCGAACAGCTCCGTACCATCCGCTTCGAGCAGCTGGGCCAGGCACCCATTGGCCGCCTGACCGCAACGCAGGTGAGGCAACTCGACGCGGCCCTGCGGCTCCACCTCTCGCTGTGA
- a CDS encoding tyrosine-type recombinase/integrase: MTDRKTGQADWTADVPMPGVPALRSPLSLALFRSEAMAVSRHWVSLTPEERRRRALEAARDLDEAVLLDLLQAHRQLFGPAGARTSPQTQRTYTHGVRAFLGYVESSTGGLLRLTSDEAQLWIRLLEAKRAPSTVTVYLAAARALTAALRWAGAMKDDVFVDARPGRNPTAPWERRRPYSDSDFEKLLACADVQDRVLVLLGGHAGLRVAESTALVWADVDCGTRRLTVQRGKGGKRRRVTLSRRLVRALEDWRLLAPADEPRLLAYTTTRARQRLKVLAEKAGVPYLGTHALRHTAGTRLYKATHNLEDVARHLGHSGLETTRIYAKWDDQHLSDVVDEW; encoded by the coding sequence GTGACGGACCGGAAGACAGGTCAGGCCGACTGGACCGCGGACGTGCCCATGCCGGGCGTGCCGGCCCTGCGCTCCCCACTGAGCCTGGCCCTGTTTCGCAGTGAGGCGATGGCCGTCTCGCGCCACTGGGTCAGCCTCACGCCCGAGGAACGCCGCCGCCGCGCCCTGGAAGCCGCCCGTGATCTGGACGAGGCCGTGCTGCTCGACCTCCTGCAAGCCCACCGGCAACTGTTCGGCCCGGCCGGCGCACGCACCTCGCCGCAGACCCAACGCACCTACACGCACGGCGTACGGGCCTTTCTGGGCTACGTTGAGTCGAGCACGGGCGGGCTGCTGCGCCTCACGTCCGACGAGGCCCAGCTCTGGATCCGCCTGCTGGAAGCCAAGCGCGCTCCGTCGACGGTCACCGTCTACCTCGCGGCGGCCCGCGCCCTGACGGCGGCGCTGCGCTGGGCGGGCGCCATGAAAGACGACGTCTTCGTGGACGCCCGGCCCGGACGCAATCCGACGGCACCCTGGGAACGGCGGCGCCCCTACTCGGACAGCGACTTCGAGAAGCTGCTGGCGTGTGCGGACGTGCAGGACCGCGTCCTGGTGCTGCTCGGGGGGCACGCGGGCCTTCGCGTCGCGGAGAGTACCGCCCTGGTCTGGGCCGACGTCGACTGTGGGACCCGGCGCCTGACCGTCCAGCGGGGCAAGGGAGGTAAGCGGCGGCGGGTCACCCTGTCACGGCGCCTCGTCCGGGCGCTGGAGGACTGGCGCCTCCTGGCCCCCGCCGATGAGCCCCGCCTCCTCGCGTACACCACCACCCGCGCCCGGCAACGCCTTAAAGTCCTGGCCGAGAAAGCAGGCGTCCCGTACCTCGGCACCCACGCCCTGAGGCATACCGCCGGCACCCGGCTGTACAAGGCCACGCACAACCTGGAGGACGTGGCCCGTCACCTCGGCCACAGCGGCCTGGAGACCACGCGAATCTACGCGAAGTGGGACGACCAGCACCTCAGTGACGTCGTGGACGAATGGTGA
- a CDS encoding ParB/RepB/Spo0J family partition protein has protein sequence MAGFTSPPAPDVQTDLAIDAIRPRPQQPRRSFTPESLARLTDSIRTHGILQPLSVHQTAAGYDLISGERRLRAARTAGLTTVPVKVFSGLTERQVQQLSAVENLQREDLNPVDEADAVLDILSAELDLPKDQLTPRLERWKSMRMRDPALARASEDERQAIAHLETLFRGLSRGEWTSFVANRLPVLRLPAPLLEAVREGRLDYTKAIALKRAPEDLRDALLAESDALSVQQIRQRIQEASRTSAPHEDLNRALETFRRLTARDQLAQLTPEARRELLSLLKQAAAVMGEGSKVPARQRLK, from the coding sequence ATGGCCGGCTTCACCAGCCCGCCCGCGCCCGACGTGCAGACCGATCTGGCCATCGACGCCATCCGGCCCCGTCCTCAACAACCGCGCCGCTCCTTTACGCCGGAGTCCCTGGCCCGCCTGACCGACAGCATCCGGACGCACGGCATCCTGCAGCCGCTGTCCGTCCACCAGACCGCGGCGGGCTACGACCTGATCTCCGGAGAACGTCGCCTGCGGGCTGCGCGCACCGCCGGCCTGACCACCGTCCCGGTCAAGGTCTTCTCCGGGCTCACGGAACGGCAGGTGCAGCAGCTGTCGGCCGTGGAGAATCTCCAGCGCGAGGACCTGAATCCAGTGGACGAAGCGGACGCGGTCCTCGACATCCTCTCGGCCGAATTGGATCTTCCCAAAGATCAGCTCACGCCCCGACTCGAGCGCTGGAAATCCATGCGGATGCGCGATCCTGCACTCGCGAGGGCGTCCGAAGACGAGCGGCAGGCGATTGCCCACCTGGAGACCCTGTTCCGGGGCCTGTCCCGCGGGGAGTGGACGTCGTTCGTGGCGAACCGCCTTCCGGTGCTGCGCCTCCCTGCGCCGCTCCTGGAAGCGGTCCGTGAGGGCCGGCTGGACTACACCAAGGCCATCGCGCTCAAACGGGCGCCCGAGGACCTGCGTGACGCCCTGCTCGCCGAAAGTGACGCGCTGTCCGTCCAGCAGATCCGCCAGCGGATTCAGGAGGCCAGCCGCACGAGCGCGCCGCACGAGGACCTCAACCGTGCGCTGGAGACCTTCCGGCGCCTCACCGCGAGGGATCAGCTGGCCCAGCTGACGCCCGAAGCGAGACGCGAACTCCTGTCCCTGCTGAAGCAGGCGGCCGCCGTTATGGGGGAGGGGTCCAAGGTTCCCGCACGGCAACGCCTCAAGTAG
- a CDS encoding DUF6193 family natural product biosynthesis protein, whose product MGTRALVEAAWQRLELRQLMPVKCHVMLGFSRCTGYPFTRDLPWTVSYGDSFRVKDAWGRVRGEGRTEQVVARLVELLPADIGQAVHGGEHMFNTT is encoded by the coding sequence GTGGGGACTCGGGCGTTGGTAGAAGCGGCGTGGCAACGACTGGAGCTACGCCAGCTCATGCCCGTGAAATGCCATGTGATGCTGGGTTTCAGCCGTTGTACAGGCTACCCGTTCACGCGTGATCTGCCTTGGACTGTTTCCTATGGCGATTCGTTCCGGGTGAAAGACGCTTGGGGACGTGTGCGAGGTGAAGGGAGGACGGAGCAGGTCGTGGCTCGCTTGGTCGAACTGCTGCCCGCCGATATTGGCCAAGCCGTTCATGGTGGGGAACACATGTTCAACACGACCTAG